One segment of Dermochelys coriacea isolate rDerCor1 chromosome 27, rDerCor1.pri.v4, whole genome shotgun sequence DNA contains the following:
- the SNF8 gene encoding vacuolar-sorting protein SNF8 isoform X2, whose amino-acid sequence MLRTAFLFCVHQMSKQLDMFKTNLEEFASKHKQEIRKNPQFRVQFQDMCATIGVDPLASGKGFWSEMLGVGDFYYELGVQIIEVCLALKHRNGGLITLEELHQQVLKGRGKFAQDVSQDDLIRAIKKLKVLGSGFEIIPVGGTYLIQSVPAELNMDHTVVLQLAEKKGYVTVSEIKSSLKWEMERAKHVLEHLLKEGMAWLDTQAPGESQYWLPALFTELYSQEITPEEAIP is encoded by the exons ATGCTTAGAACAGCCTTCCTCTTCTGTGTACACCAG ATGTCTAAGCAACTGGACATGTTTAAGACCAACTTAGAAGAATTTGCCAGCAAACACAAGCAAGAGATTCGTAAAAATCCCCAGTTTCGGGTCCAGTTCCAGGACATGTGTGCAACCATCGGAGTGGATCCATTGGCAT CTGGTAAAGGATTCTGGTCAGAGATGCTGGGAGTTGGAGATTTCTACTATGAGCTGGGAGTTCAGATTATTGAAGTTTGTCTGGCTCTGAAACACAGAAATGGAG GTCTCATAACCCTGGAGGAACTTCATCAGCAAGTGCTAAAGGGAAGAGGGAAGTTTGCCCAGGATGTCAGCCA GGACGATCTCATCCGAGCTATCAAGAAGCTGAAAGTTCTGGGCAGTGGCTTTGAGATTATTCCTGTTGGAGGGACATATCTGATCCAGTCTGTACCAGCTGAACTGAACATGGATCACACAGTGGTTTTGCAGCTGGCTGAG AAAAAGGGGTATGTAACTGTCAGCGAGATAAAGTCCAGTTTAAAGTGGGAGATGGAACGTGCCAAGCATGTGCTG GAACACCTGCTGAAGGAAGGCATGGCCTGGCTTGACACACAAGCTCCAGGGGAATCTCAGTACTGGCTGCCTGCTCTCTTTACAGAACTTTACTCTCAGGAAATCACTCCAGAGGAAGCAATCCCTTGA
- the SNF8 gene encoding vacuolar-sorting protein SNF8 isoform X1 — MHRRGVGAGAIAKRKLAEAKYKERGTVLAEDQLAQMSKQLDMFKTNLEEFASKHKQEIRKNPQFRVQFQDMCATIGVDPLASGKGFWSEMLGVGDFYYELGVQIIEVCLALKHRNGGLITLEELHQQVLKGRGKFAQDVSQDDLIRAIKKLKVLGSGFEIIPVGGTYLIQSVPAELNMDHTVVLQLAEKKGYVTVSEIKSSLKWEMERAKHVLEHLLKEGMAWLDTQAPGESQYWLPALFTELYSQEITPEEAIP, encoded by the exons ATGCACCGGCGCGGGGTGGGAGCGGGCGCCATCGCCAAGAGGAAGCTGGCGGAG GCCAAATACAAGGAGCGAGGGACAGTGCTGGCTGAAGACCAACTGGCTCAG ATGTCTAAGCAACTGGACATGTTTAAGACCAACTTAGAAGAATTTGCCAGCAAACACAAGCAAGAGATTCGTAAAAATCCCCAGTTTCGGGTCCAGTTCCAGGACATGTGTGCAACCATCGGAGTGGATCCATTGGCAT CTGGTAAAGGATTCTGGTCAGAGATGCTGGGAGTTGGAGATTTCTACTATGAGCTGGGAGTTCAGATTATTGAAGTTTGTCTGGCTCTGAAACACAGAAATGGAG GTCTCATAACCCTGGAGGAACTTCATCAGCAAGTGCTAAAGGGAAGAGGGAAGTTTGCCCAGGATGTCAGCCA GGACGATCTCATCCGAGCTATCAAGAAGCTGAAAGTTCTGGGCAGTGGCTTTGAGATTATTCCTGTTGGAGGGACATATCTGATCCAGTCTGTACCAGCTGAACTGAACATGGATCACACAGTGGTTTTGCAGCTGGCTGAG AAAAAGGGGTATGTAACTGTCAGCGAGATAAAGTCCAGTTTAAAGTGGGAGATGGAACGTGCCAAGCATGTGCTG GAACACCTGCTGAAGGAAGGCATGGCCTGGCTTGACACACAAGCTCCAGGGGAATCTCAGTACTGGCTGCCTGCTCTCTTTACAGAACTTTACTCTCAGGAAATCACTCCAGAGGAAGCAATCCCTTGA